The following coding sequences are from one Heptranchias perlo isolate sHepPer1 chromosome 13, sHepPer1.hap1, whole genome shotgun sequence window:
- the LOC137331723 gene encoding extracellular calcium-sensing receptor-like produces the protein MIFAIGEINRNPELLPNITLGYRIFDSCHTRSESIKGALKLLNEEDGTESSYRCAALPSVPIIVGDAGSSQSIAASRVLAPFGVGLVSYSSSCTCLSDKREFPTFFRTVPSDAVQIKALVTLVQRFKWIWVGIVAEDSEYGRFGILSFIEEVSKFETCIAFIEFLPPERTRAKLLQVIETIKKSSAKVIIIFSVEYHALSLVTELRLQNITDIQLIASEAWVTTVRLWTAETREILSGTIGFGIRRAEIPGLREFLVKLHPSTAPDNPFVEELWREVFGCSVKISNQSLEENTSPSPYKPCTGSESLETIETTYTDVSQLRFTYNVYKAVYVVAHALHNLKSCENGKGPFLNKTCGQTSKILPWQLLHYLKEVRFTNQFGEEISFDKNGDPIASYDLINWQKRTDGSVEFAKVGYYDAALPAGKELALDEKKIVWHGPENRVPVSVCSDICPVGTRKGARKGQPICCFDCLPCSDGAISNQTGSTECIKCSIDYWSNDRRDQCILKEIEFLSFQDSMGITLTAISLFGACITGAVAAVFLYFINTPIVRANNSELSFLLLISLIMCFLCSIAFIGQPSPWSCMVRHTVFGVSFVLCISCILSKTLVVLMAFKATLPASNVMKWFGPTQQRSIVFLCTLIQIIICVIWLVTSPPVPAKNTKYQNAKIILECDVGSTVAFSCVLGYIGLLACMCLILAFLARALPDKFNEAKFITFSMLIFFAVWVTFIPAYVSTPGKYTVAVEIFAILASSFGLLTCIFAPKCYIILIKPDENTKKHLMGKHVQP, from the exons ATGATCTTCGCAATAGGTGAAATAAACAGGAATCCGGAGCTGCTTCCGAATATAACTCTGGGCTATAGGATCTTTGACAGCTGCCATACACGTTCTGAATCGATTAAAGGAGCCCTCAAATTACTGAACGAGGAGGATGGGACTGAATCCAGCTACAGGTGCGCGGCACTTCCATCAGTGCCCATCATTGTGGGAGACGCAGGATCTTCACAGTCCATTGCCGCTTCACGAGTGTTGGCTCCTTTCGGTGTTGGCCTG GTCAGCTACTCTTCGTCCTGCACCTGTCTGAGTGATAAGCGCGAGTTCCCAACTTTCTTCAGGACAGTTCCCAGTGACGCCGTTCAAATCAAAGCGTTGGTCACACTGGTGCAGCGTTTTAAATGGATTTGGGTTGGGATTGTAGCTGAAGATAGTGAATATGGCCGTTTTGGGATATTGTCCTTTATCGAAGAAGTTTCTAAGTTTGAAACATGCATCGCTTTTATTGAGTTTCTCCCTCCTGAACGTACCAGAGCTAAATTGCTTCAGGTTATAGAAACCATTAAAAAGTCCTCTGCCAAGGTCATCATAATATTTTCTGTTGAGTACCATGCATTGTCTTTGGTAACAGAACTCAGACTGCAGAACATTACTGACATCCAGCTGATAGCAAGTGAGGCCTGGGTCACAACAGTTCGATTATGGACTGCGGAAACTCGAGAAATATTGTCTGGAACAATCGGGTTTGGAATCAGGAGAGCGGAAATTCCCGGACTGAGAGAGTTTCTAGTCAAACTCCACCCTTCAACAGCACCAGACAATCCGTTTGTAGAAGAACTCTGGCGGGAAGTTTTTGGCTGTAGCGTCAAAATCTCAAATCAGAGTCTGGAAGAAAACACATCACCGTCTCCTTACAAACCGTGCACAGGTTCAGAGAGCTTGGAGACCATTGAGACTACATATACCGATGTGTCACAATTAAGATTTACGTACAATGTGTACAAAGCGGTATATGTTGTAGCTCacgcccttcataatttaaagtcGTGTGAAAACGGGAAAGGCCCATTTCTCAACAAAACATGTGGCCAAACATCAAAGATTCTACCCTGGCAG CTTTTACACTATCTGAAGGAGGTGCGCTTCACCAACCAGTTTGGAGAGGAAATTAGCTTCGATAAGAACGGAGATCCCATCGCGTCCTATGACCTGATAAACTGGCAGAAGCGCACTGATGGGTCAGTTGAGTTTGCTAAAGTTGGTTATTACGATGCAGCGTTACCTGCAGGGAAAGAACTCGCGTTGGATGAAAAGAAAATTGTTTGGCATGGACCCGAAAACAGG GTACCAGTATCAGTATGCAGTGACATTTGTCCTGTGGGGACAAGAAAGGGCGCTCGAAAAggtcagcctatctgctgctttGATTGTTTACCATGTTCTGACGGAGCGATCAGCAACCAAACAG GTTCCACAGAATGTATCAAATGCTCTATAGATTATTGGTCCAATGATAGAAGAGATCAATGCATTCTGAAAGAAATTGAGTTCCTCTCCTTTCAAGACAGCATGGGAATAACCCTCACGGCGATTTCATTGTTTGGAGCTTGTATCACAGGAGCTGTTGCAGCTGTTTTCTTATATTTCATAAACACTCCCATTGTAAGGGCCAACAATTCGGAACTGAGTTTCCTTCTGCTAATCTCATTAATAATGTGCTTTCTGTGCTCCATCGCATTCATTGGACAGCCATCACCGTGGTCATGTATGGTGCGTCACACTGTGTTCGGAGTTAGCTTTGTTCTGTGCATTTCCTGTATTCTTAGTAAAACTCTGGTAGTCCTGATGGCATTTAAAGCAACGCTGCCGGCCAGTAATGTGATGAAATGGTTTGGACCCACACAACAAAGATCAATTGTCTttctctgtacattgatccaaatTATAATATGTGTGATCTGGTTGGTGACATCTCCCCCAGTCCCAGCAAAAAACACCAAGTATCAAAATGCAAAGATTATCCTTGAGTGTGATGTGGGTTCCACAGTTGCTTTCAGCTGTGTGTTAGGTTACATCGGGCTCTTAGCTTGTATGTGTTTAATTTTAGCTTTCTTGGCCCGAGCGTTACCGGACAAGTTCAATGAAGCTAAATTTATCACCTTCAGCATGCTCATCTTTTTTGCAGTTTGGGTAACTTTTATCCCCGCTTATGTGAGCACTCCCGGAAAATACACGGTCGCTGTCGAAATATTTGCAATTTTAGCATCGAGCTTTGGGCTGCTTACCTGTATTTTTGCTCCAAAGTGTTATATTATCTTGATAAAACCAGATGAGAACACCAAAAAGCACCTGATGGGTAAACATGTGCAACCTTAA